In Nitrospirota bacterium, a single genomic region encodes these proteins:
- a CDS encoding transglutaminase domain-containing protein — protein MPKHLSSFLKLGIVGLWIVLLSVLFYRHYISGTTLSPIQKVSGKEFKTKEEWFGVYLKGEKLGHVKTSLEKIGEEYRFINISETTVKDKDKVIHTRTELRCLTDLDYRIKSFDFDSESEGNRLKAHGEMKGDLLVMFTEVNGQRRAVNKTLDKQPYFPLTVKAALFEQGMEKGKRFKIPILDIMSFNVIDETIEVEELIPVKVGIRVNTAYLLRVGKNHIWLSDGGLTLKEEYQSGLLLISEPEDVAKTKEARVFDFLSLPVIETNKQLPNHEKLSYAKFRISGINLSEFNALNGGRQALKGDVLEIRRENEEEFKKQTYDLPYKGTDLEAYLQPTPFVQSDHRTIIYNSKKFVIIEKNSAFRLARYLTSNLYLTIRKHLFARIPTAMDVFKSRAGDSNEHTVLFTAFARAGGLPTRMVAGLVYMQGRFYYHTWPEVWLGEWIAVDPTLAQFPADATHIRLMEGDMDKLTSLGRLVTQMKIDIIEAK, from the coding sequence ATGCCAAAACATTTGTCTTCTTTTCTGAAATTAGGAATAGTCGGCCTCTGGATTGTCCTGCTGTCTGTTCTATTCTACCGCCACTATATATCAGGCACCACACTCTCACCCATTCAGAAGGTCTCAGGCAAAGAGTTTAAGACCAAAGAGGAATGGTTCGGTGTTTATTTAAAAGGTGAAAAACTTGGACATGTAAAAACATCTCTGGAAAAGATAGGGGAAGAATACAGGTTTATCAATATTAGCGAAACAACTGTAAAGGACAAAGATAAGGTTATTCATACGAGGACAGAGCTAAGGTGCCTCACAGACCTCGATTACAGGATTAAGTCTTTTGATTTCGATTCTGAATCAGAGGGGAATCGATTAAAGGCCCATGGTGAGATGAAGGGAGACCTGCTTGTGATGTTCACAGAGGTAAATGGCCAACGGCGGGCTGTGAATAAGACCCTGGACAAACAGCCTTATTTTCCACTCACAGTCAAGGCAGCGCTTTTTGAGCAGGGAATGGAAAAGGGCAAGAGATTTAAGATTCCTATCCTCGATATCATGTCATTCAATGTAATTGATGAGACTATCGAGGTTGAGGAGCTTATTCCTGTAAAGGTAGGGATTAGAGTTAATACTGCATATCTCTTGAGGGTGGGAAAGAATCACATCTGGCTGAGCGATGGCGGCCTTACTCTAAAAGAGGAATATCAATCAGGATTACTCTTAATCTCAGAGCCTGAAGATGTGGCAAAAACAAAGGAGGCCAGGGTTTTTGATTTTCTTTCACTGCCTGTGATAGAGACAAATAAGCAATTGCCAAACCATGAAAAGCTCTCTTACGCTAAGTTCCGCATCTCTGGTATAAATCTCTCCGAATTCAATGCCCTGAATGGTGGAAGGCAGGCATTAAAAGGAGATGTCCTTGAAATCCGCAGAGAAAATGAAGAAGAGTTTAAAAAACAGACATACGACCTTCCCTATAAAGGCACAGACCTTGAAGCATACCTTCAGCCTACACCCTTTGTGCAGAGCGATCACCGCACAATCATTTATAACTCTAAGAAATTCGTTATCATAGAAAAAAATAGCGCCTTCAGGCTCGCACGCTACCTGACATCGAATTTATACCTCACTATCCGTAAACATCTCTTTGCCAGGATACCAACTGCCATGGATGTCTTTAAATCACGTGCTGGGGACAGCAATGAACATACCGTGTTGTTTACAGCCTTTGCGCGTGCAGGAGGGCTTCCCACAAGGATGGTGGCTGGTCTTGTTTACATGCAGGGCAGGTTTTATTATCATACATGGCCCGAGGTCTGGCTGGGTGAGTGGATAGCAGTAGACCCTACCCTTGCACAGTTTCCGGCAGATGCCACGCACATCAGGCTTATGGAAGGGGATATGGATA